In Motacilla alba alba isolate MOTALB_02 chromosome 23, Motacilla_alba_V1.0_pri, whole genome shotgun sequence, the following are encoded in one genomic region:
- the CSF3R gene encoding granulocyte colony-stimulating factor receptor — protein MARRGAGTPFLRQLSLLLLLHLGGTLGCASVTVSPPVVPLGSTVTASCTIQRELCHGLEQGKVRISWMLDNKLVAGSQRQGPGGTEVSNLTLPRFNHTQARLFCCVEWNGTKQRVGMAEIRAGYPPAKPLNLTCALNLSDYGLTCQWQQGGNSHLPTSVVLKCMGSRAQAVTGCTPRGGHSHCTVPRRLLQLYRQMEIWVSATNALGTAESEHLRIDPMDVAKLDPPTLQSIQSIPFQTDCIALAWDVAWGTEHMELQCELRYRAPEDPAWALVTGIIGQAGTAQRCGFLFGTQYRFQMRCRRSSASALASWSEWSPGRNYTTHEKAPTGKLDAWWGAQPAGGRLEVQLRWKAPRQREANGRVLGYRVTLSPRRRGRDPPTICNTTHTQCNFSVPAATGRVYLSAYNAAGESAPTEVILLERTGQPLAGLRAVPGGERSLWVHWQAPLAPVTAYVLEWQRVAAEPGHCSTCWQMERDGAATTALIQDGIEPFQRYNISLYPIYEGTVGVPVYTTAYSQQKAPSHAPKLHLKRISKSAAKLCWEPLPVEVQNGFITSYTIFWASSITNVASATVNPSLSSFAIQGLKPSTLYKVHIMASTAAGSTNGTSLTLVTSVLDDSEIQFLFLSLGLVFVGLMVLLICFQKNERMKEQLWPSVPDPANSSLGKWVPAAVPQEPFQVLAAREPGPAAISTVTVLEGEPGKQPGKEQPALAAAPAALPRPYVRQEAPGEPVQYARVGGAGYRGQRLLPEPAPRFYENLRGRGDGGGGGGGDWGFLEEPPATFPLLQGLRIGGAEELHECRAD, from the exons ATGGCCAGGCGCGGTGCTGGGACACCCTTCCTGcggcagctctccctgctcctgctcctccacctGGGCG GGACACTGGGCTGTGCCTCGGTGACTGTGAGCCCCCCAGTTGTGCCCCTGGGCTCGACTGTCACGGCATCCTGCACCATCCAGAGAGAGCTCTGCCACGGcttggagcaggggaaggtCCGGATCAGCTGGATGCTGGACAACAAACTTGTGGCTGGGAGCCAGCGCCAGGGTCCAGGAGGCACAGAGGTGTCCAACCTCACCCTGCCCCGCTTCAACCACACGCAGGCCAGGCTGTTCTGCTGCGTGGAGTGGAATGGGACCAAGCAGCGCGTTGGCATGGCCGAGATCAGGGCGGGCT ACCCTCCTGCAAAGCCCCTCAACCTCACCTGTGCCCTGAACCTCAGTGACTACGGGCTGACGTGccagtggcagcagggaggcaaCAGCCACCTCCCCACCAGCGTCGTGCTGAAGTGCATGGG gagcagagcccaggcagtgACAGGCTGCACCCCACGAGGAGGGCACAGCCACTGCACGGTGCCCCGCCGGCTGCTCCAGCTGTACCGGCAGATGGAGATCTGGGTGTCTGCCACCAACGCCCTGGGCACGGCTGAGTCCGAGCACCTCCGCATCGACCCCATGGACGTGG ccaaGCTGGACCCCCCAACCCTGCAGAGCATCCAGTCCATCCCCTTCCAGACCGACTGCATCGCCCTGGCCTGGGATGTGGCGTGGGGCACGGAGCACATGgagctgcagtgtgagctgcGCTACCGGGCACCCGAGGACCCTGCCTGGGCCCTG GTCACCGGCATCATCGGCCAGGCCGGCACGGCGCAGCGCTGCGGCTTCCTCTTCGGCACGCAGTACCGCTTCCAGATGCGCTGCCGGCGCAGCTCGGCGTCAGCACTGGCCTCCTGGAGCGAGTGGAGCCCGGGCAGGAACTACACCACCCACGAGAAAG CCCCCACAGGGAAGCTGGACGCGTGGTGGGGGGCTCAGCCGGCCGGGGGGCGGCTGGAGGTGCAGCTGCGCTGGAAG GCCCCACGGCAGCGGGAGGCCAACGGGCGAGTGCTGGGCTATCGTGTGACCCTGAGCCCCCGGAGGAGAGGCAGGGACCCCCCCACCATCTGCAACACCACCCACACCCAGTGCAACTTCTCGGTGCCCGCGGCGACCGGCAGGGTCTATCTCTCGGCCTACAACGCCGCCGGCGAGTCGGCACCCACCGAGGTCATCCTCCTGGAGAGGACAG GTCAGCCCCTGGCCGGGCTCCGGGCCGTGCCCGGGGGCGAGCGCAGCCTCTGGGTGCACTGGCAGGCACCGCTGGCCCCAGTGACCGCCTACGTCCTGGAGTGGCAGCgggtggcagcagagcctgggcactgcagcacgTGCTGGCAGATGGAGCGTGACGGGGCAGCCACCACAGCCCTTATCCAGG ATGGCATCGAGCCTTTCCAGCGCTACAACATCTCACTGTACCCCATCTACGAGGGCACTGTTGGGGTGCCCGTCTACACCACAGCCTACTCCCAGCAGAAGG CACCGTCCCATGCCCCCAAGCTTCACCTGAAGAGAATCAGCAAGTCAGCGgccaagctgtgctgggagccacTGCCTGTGGAGGTGCAGAACGGCTTCATCACCAGCTACACCATCTTCTGGGCCAGCAGCATCACCAACGTGGCCA gtgccaccgTGAacccttccctcagctcctttGCCATCCAGGGGCTGAAGCCATCAACCCTGTACAAGGTGCACATCATGGCATCCAcggctgctggcagcaccaaCGGCACCAGCCTGACCCTGGTCACCTCAGTGCTGG ATGACAGCGAGATCCAGTTCCTCTTCCTGAGCTTGGGGCTGGTCTTTGTCGGGCTCATGGTGTTGCTCATCTGCTTCCAGAAGAACGAGcg GatgaaggagcagctctggcccaGCGTCCCCGACCCCGCCAACAGCAGCCTGGGCAAGTGGGTGCCGGCAGCGGTGCCGCAG GAGCCGTTCCAGGTGCTCGCCGCGagggagcccggcccggccgccatCTCCACGGTGACTGTGCTGGAAGGGGAACCGGGCAAGCAGCCGGGGAAGGAGCAGCCCGCCCTGGCCGCCGCCCCGGCGGCGCTGCCGCGGCCCTACGTGCGGCAGGAGGCTCCCGGGGAGCCGGTGCAGTACGCGCGGGTGGGCGGCGCGGGGTACCGGGGGCAGCGGCTGCTCCCCGAGCCCGCTCCCCGCTTCTACGAGAACCTGCGGGGCCGCGgggacggcggcggcggcggcgggggggacTGGGGGTTCCTGGAGGAGCCCCCCGCCACCTTCCcgctgctgcaggggctccgCATCGGCGGGGCCGAGGAGCTGCACGAGTGCCGGGCGGACTAG